DNA sequence from the Nicotiana tomentosiformis chromosome 3, ASM39032v3, whole genome shotgun sequence genome:
AGAGGAGCTTTGTTTCGTCTTTTAAAAAAACTTGTTTTAGACGTGTCATTGATATTGGGATTATGGCATTTGTGGAGTTGAGAACTGAACAATACTTCTTAATATGAAGGCGCAAGAGGAGTTGTTCAAGGATAAGGATGACCAGTCCCCGGCACCAGTAATGCCAAAATTTGAAGTGAAGGACTTGGAGAGTTTGGATGGAAAGTATGACACCGTGGTCTGCTTAGATGTTATGATACATTACCCACAAAGTAAGGCTGATGGTATGATTGCTCATCTTGCGTCATTGGCTGAGAATCGTTTGATCCTGAGCTTCGCCCCAAAGACATTCTATTATGATTTGTTAAAAAGAATCGGAGAGTTGTTCCCTGGACCTTCAAAGGCTACACGAGCATATCTTCATGCAGAGGCTGACGTGGAGAGGGCACTGCAAAAAGCTGGGTGGAAGATAAGGAAGAGAGGCTTGATTGCCACACAATTTTACTTTGCAAAGCTTATTGAGGCTGTCCCTGCTTAGGATTGAAAGGCAAGTGAGATCTCATTTGTTTGGCCATGTTTCTTTGCTGCTGGTTAGAGATTAGGAAGTTCGTTGAGTGTTTATCATGGATGCGTTATCTCACTCCTCCATTTTCTAACTTGTATAATAGTTTATAATGTATCTAAATTCTGCTTCTGACTTGGAAAATTTTTGTTGATATTATTAATATATCATGAAATGTAAATGTTAGTCATCATTTGGTGGCTTTGGTTCATTCATTCTCGTTTTTAACTTTTGCGGTTCTCTGCCAGCAGCTCTGCTACATTTTTCCTCAAATAATGCTCGATTGTTGTGAAATCCTTTCCTTCCTTTTCTTAAGCTTCTATATTTCATTCCATGTGTATCAGAAACATCAAGATAATATTTTGAACAGTTAGCGGCagtaaaagaaaatacaaaataattgtttaaaaattagttCAAGAGATAACACATTACATCAAAGTTGAGAATTGAACAGTTAAATGAATTTGATTTCTTAAAGTCATGTACACTGTAAGATAATATTATTAGTGGAATGGTGTTAAACATTTAGGCTAAAGATGGAGATAATGTCTAAAAAATTGGAGAAGAGGGAGTAGAATTTACTATCAAGTAATCCATTTTGGAGATGAGGTTGAACCTGTGAATTCTCAGTTATCTTGCTAACTGTTTGCTTTCCTATGTCCAACTATCATCAATGTTTTTAGATAGATTGATGCTAGTTAAATTCATCACAGAAGAGACCATCATTCATAGTTGAAGGCAGATGTAAATGAGATCTTATGGTTGTCAATAGGTTGTGAAGATCACCAAGTAACCAGAAACCATACTTTCATAATCACTGTCAAGAACCTTGATAATCGATAAATAATCAAAACCTACTATTAAATTGTCATTATCTTATGTCTTTGTCCATCACATCTTATCAGCAACTCTTGCTAGTGCATCAGCAACCTTGTTAAGAGCAACAATTAAGCTATCAGTGTGTTCCTTCTGCTGCTCCCTGTCCAGTTGACGGTTGTCGATTTGAGCATCAAGTTGTGCATGAAGCATATTGGTGTTTTGCTCCATAGTTTTCAGCAGTTTATATCCCAGACTAGTAGCAATACAACCATCTGGTGATTGTCTTCCTCTCTTCACTCCGTCCTTAAACATGGAGCGTTTCCAGAAATCTGATCCAGGCTGTTCACCTTCAGCTGTACCTGAGAGCAATACAGAGGAATGTACTTTACTGTTAAAATCTTTACGGTATAGCATTTAACTAAAGCTGTTATGGATAACTTAAGTTGAATGGTGGCACTTTGAAATGTGCTATTAAATTAGAGTCATCTGAAAAATGATCcatctatttttatttatttatttatttaagtttCTGATCATTTACTTGTACCACTCATCCTGTCTAGCTTACTGGAGTTACGGTTAAATTTTAACAGAATATTTGTGAAATTGCAAAATGTGCTTTGGCTGTTACAAACCAAGCAAGAAAAAAGAGTTGGCACAAAAGTCTGTGTGATAGCAAGTATGTGCTAGGAAAGATGGGGCTGCTTCAAGCTTTGAATTGTTGGTTATAGATGGGATGGACAGTGGTAGTATGAACCAAATCTCATATTAAATGTGTTGATTTTGATAATGCTTTGTTTGGTAGGAAATTCATAGAGTTGTATGCTTGTGAAGGGCTTACTTTCTGATGGATTGTAGTtgtcaagaaaatatttttgccaCCAGGATAGAATTTGTACCTCCAACAATATAAATAGGATACAAATATAGTTCTACAGAATAAAATAGTTCCTCCAACATTATAAATCCAGAATTGTGCTAAATTACGAAAAAATTGTGCTAACCATGATATAATAACAGGGCAATTGTCATCATGAAAGTTGCGTCCAACAATCTCAGATCGGTTCTGATGTAAAAAGTAACAAGTTCTGGTTGAGAGCAAAGCATTTTGAAGGACACTTTAATTTACCTGATATAGGCGTGGGAGAGGGAATGGACTTAGCTTTCTTATCTTTGGCAATCCCTTCCTTCAGTGGGTTGCTTCCAATATCCTCCATGGCTGGAAACAGAACATCATCTGCCATGATATATCCGTCTGTATGAGAAACTGCTTCAGCCTCTGTGTTCTCCTGCTCGTTTTCCTCTTCCtctttctcttcctcttcttctgctGTTTCAATCCCATAATCAACTTTATCATCTGTAGTTATGGTTACCAGAGCTAGTTGATATGCTTCTGCTGTGAATTCCTTCCCATCCATGACATCATAGACTTCTCTGTCAAAAAAACCTGGTAGCTTTTTCTCTCGCCTTAGATCATTACTCATAATCCAATAAGAGTCGCTGCTTCCATTTGCTTGTGACTCCCATGCCTTAATTTTCCTGAAGTCACTGATCATGTTGCTCCATCGTTTTCTACATTGAACAGGTCCTCTGTTTGCTCCATGTTGTCTGCAGTAAGAGGAGACTGAATTCCATTTAGGTTCCGGCTTGTCAGAACCGAACACAGAACTGGATTTACGCCCCCTATGAGTTCTTTCCTCTGCAATCTTTTTTCCTTCTATGAGAACAAGTGTTTCTTGTCTGGTCCATCGCGAGTGTCTTGGTGTTTTACTTATGTCATCTGTGCCTTCAGTTGGTTTTTGCTGTCCATCAACCAAGTCAGCTAAAGATGTGGTGTTCTCAATCATCTCTGTTGAGCCTAATGTCTTTGATTTCTGTTTTCAGAGGTCAATTGGGGTGAGTTAACAGTATAAAAAGATCCGCAGATAGTCTATTGATGGAAACTTGAGTGTGGCCTATTATGGCTTCACAATTGGGTCTCTATACATTGTGGAAGAGATTTACCAAGTTGATTGAAGGATTGTTAATTGACTTCCAAACAAAGGCCAGAATTCCTTCTTTGGGGATTGGATTTTAAAGGCTTTCTTGTTCAAGCATAGGATTTTTTAAGAGATGGTACCCCTTAATTGGACAGATTTGTTAAAGTATATCTGTTGTTACCCTAATTGTTAGTGCCCTTTGCTGGATGAATGTGTTGTGACTTGTCTCAGACAAGTATCACCTCAAAACTTACAGCCTTGCTTGATTCTCTTATTCAAGAGGTTGCCATTTCTGAGAAGGGGATTGTAATCCTTAATCGACCATATACTGGTCCTCTATTTATGGCCGAACCATTTAAGGCATCTATTAAAAGGTATATTGACCTTCTGCCGTGGGTGACTAAAATTTCCTAGTAACTGTTCCTGACCAGCTATTGTCTATTGACTGCTGCCACTAAATAATGAAGTTTATCAAATAAAGTGTGATTGTCTCAAAAATGTTTTCCgcgaaaatatttttggagaagttcttttgggaaaaagaagttaatttctgaaaaaattaaaatagtaataataataataataatagcatatTGTATAGCATTTTAATGAAATTTAAGTATTTAAGATTGATAATAAAGTTCAAATGTTGGTTGGGACAAGTGATATGAAATTACAGtgagacctctctataacaatatCCTTATATAATAGctattcactataaaagtcaagtttttctCGGAACTgattttttaagttatattttacctctctataacGGCTTTTTACCTATAACATCAACATCCATATTTATAGCAAAACGCTCTTTATAAAATTACCCTTCTATAACAGCCATATAGAATCATTAAgattattaataataattttaaaaatatgtacACAATCGTTTTCATTAAACAAAGTTTCTATCTTGCATAAGATATAAGATTTAAAAATTTGCACAAGATATCTTTTCCATTggacaaattttaaaaaatatttaaatagaaaatttaacTGTTAAACTCTTAGATTGTCTTAAAGGGAAGCTATTAGATTGTTCTTTTATCAATcttgaaataatttatttttctagGCAGCTTTAAAATGTCTgccttagagtttaaatctttatacgtttagttatgaatttattaataatgtattagctttcttcaatatttaactaatgaaatatgtatatcttttgagattttaaatttgaataattttcttaaattttatatataacattaaaaaagaaaaataattaatttttagataatttttatctataacaactaaaaaatatttaaacgtcaaatgatgttataggtgtataacaaCCATTCGctataaaagtcaaaaaatatcgAAACAAGATAGCAAAAAATTATCGAAACAAAGGAGACTGTTATAGAGATGGTTGATTGTATAAGACAAGATAATCTTAAGAAAACTCATACATGAAGGGTCATTTTCTTTCATTGGTACAACATTTGTAAAAATTATCTTTTGGCTTTGGACATATCAGACAGGTAGATAGTAGATAGTAGATAGTAGATACAAGTATACTATGTTCTTTGTTATTGGCACTATCTCATTTTTTCTTTTACGTCGTCTACACAAAAGGATCAGTTGATATAAGCTTAGAATAAGTATCGAGTAAtagaaaaaaagtgaaaaacaaataaagaaaacatCATTCATGTCCTAAACATATCAATTCTGCTTAATATGTCTATTAATttgattaaaataaaatttagaagAGTGTTTcgtaaattaaaaaacaaaagagCCGATCAACGCATATGGTTCGTGACAACGAAAACGGGGGTATCTCTACTCAGCTAAGGACAAAATTACAGGCATCAGgaaaaaaaagggaaaatttAATAATCCCACATCGGCTGAGGCAAAGGGAGACAAAGAGATAGAGTAGTATAAAATGACATGAGGGAACAACATCAAACATACTTACCTGGACGGGGTCAATGGGCGATCAATAAGGCCCATGGCCTAGGTTGGTGACTTCCATTGCACTTTGGAAGGGCGCCCGCCTAAGGTCGGCCCAAGTGGTCGAGCCTACGTCATAATTTGTGGCAGAGGGGGCCTGCGTTCGCGCGGCCCCTACCCAATTCATATCTTAAGCTTTTGGGCTCTTGTGTATACTGCCTCTTGGACCTAATGTACTGATAATTCAATCTGTGCTTAGTGTGTAGCCGACTTGGGCTTAACAGTACTGGCCCTTATGTAAACTTGAACCAAAATGTGCTTAGTTAGATTAATTCTCCTCATATTCAGTTAAATTTCAAATGCACAGGCGACGATGTGTAAAGACTTTTTCTCTTGGCTATTTTTACCCGACCTTTCTTAAAAAGGATCTTTTAATTTTGTACGTCAATAATATGTTAGAAATGAGTTGAAAATCCCAAAGTAAAAGAATTACAGATATCAAGTTTAACATAAAGAAAAAGAATATCATAAGTAAATGAATTTAACGAAATTTAAATATATGTTTCAACTTACTCCCTCTTAAATTTTCCATCTAAGGTAAAACGGGCTGTTTCCAGAAGTAACGGAGCGGTAAGGAATTTATACTTTGTAGACGTTATATGGAGCATTTACCATATGTTACGCGAAGGCAAAGCGGTAACTCTTCAACTTCAAAACCACAGTTAAATGAACAGTTGCAAATCCTTTATCTGCAAAAGGGACATTTTACACATCGGATAAAAGTGGGTTTGGCAAATTTATTTCCACTTGCTGATTCTAATGGACCATATTAACCATATGCTCGTGTTATTTTACACGGAAGcatgttaaattatttttattgttcTTAAATTTAATGGAATGTTTCCAAATGATTATTATAATGTTAGTAAATCCTTTTTTCTTGGATATCCGGAGTCAGCGTGTGAGGAAGGCAGCAGGTTTTCTTTGCTCGTTTTCTTTGTTCTCTCTCTCGCTCTTAATTTGTGCAATAGAATAGAATATTCCTTCATATGTTCCAATTTAGTATGGTTTGGACTCGGAGAGACAAATAAGTTTTTTATTTGAacgtatttttatatattttaaattgttaattattgtgactTAAAATATGTTGTTCAAATTATATaaattctatttaatttttttcaaaaatatttatgttggcTCTTGAAATTCGAATAGTGTCATATAACTTGACACGTTATATTATGATAGAAGGAAATTAGCTATTCTATACTCCTAGGATAGATGGAATGTATAAACACGAAAAGCTGTAGAATATTGTAGAGAAGTCCATAACCTGTTAGGATCGAAAATTTGGGTAGTGCAAAATTTAGTCAAACAatattataatgacaataacaaagacattGCAAGTTGCTAACAACGATAATTAaaacatataaagaagacaccaatttaacgtggttcggtcagtgtgacctacgtccacaagcggagaggggcAAATTCACTATAGCAACATGAGTACAAAAGAGCGTACAATAATTAGAGTCTCTAATTAATTCCAAATACCCCCGAGAGAATAACTTCACAatatcactccaaagaaagggtatCACACAATTTTCCAACACTCAACTCTCTTATAAAATACTCTCAATTACTAAAGGAggagaagaaacaagaaatgaatacTCGggtcttgttggtatgtttaaaatgaactaatgacaTTTCCTTTTATAAacaaaagtcttggcctcttaatTGTAAAACAAAAGATACAACTTGTGTAAATGATATCCACCacataatgcaatatttttgggacccaaagaatattgccaacaaagacTACTTACAAATAGACTtgtgcttatgtgagatggactccacgAACCAAAATATTGACCATAATTACATAACCAAATTCTAATTTCTCAAAGAATATTGAATAAAAGTAACATATAATGGAATTATAGAAGTTTTAATATCATTCACGGATTACCGAAATTCAATGAAGTTCGAAAAATTAGAGAAACATATAAAACTTACCCTATAATTTATAGTAAACCTTTAAATGCTTAACTAAGCGGTTAACTGTGGTTATTTACTTAATTTGGGTAGAGTACAGGATTTTACCCCAATACACAGAGAGAGCGGGTATTCTCGAAACTTGAATTTTGTGGAAAGCGGAAAGCGGTGCAAGACTGGGGAGGAGAAAAATGGTGGAAGAAGAACCAAAGGTCATAGCAGAGGAAATAAGAAGGGAGCAAGAAGAAGTGCTGTTGTCTCTCATTGAACAACGTACTAAAGATGTTGAAAATCTTCGCAAGCGCATCTCTTATTACACTTCTCAGGTTCTCTTCTTTGGGACCCTACAAAGCTTTCATTAAATGTCTTTTTAAACTTTAATGGCTGAAATTGTAGAGTCTTAAAGTTGTCAACTTCCTTTATTGTTGGGAGGGGACCGGGATTGGTACGGGACGTTCTTTAATTTCCCCCCCTTTTTTTGTTTGAATAATGAAAACCACTGTTGATCCCTAGGAGTTTTGCGGTTAACAttctttataaatatttactaaatGTAAAAAAAGCTATCTACTCACAAGTCTATTGATACCTTCCTTCGTGGGTTTGAATCTCCAAAATTGAAAATCAATGAGTTGTCCCGAAAgccttcaatttttttttcttcattcttTTATTAAGAATAATTAACTTCAATGTCTATGTATTTTAGGGGCTTTCCAGTTTTGTGCACGCACGTGTATATATGTACGTACATGTAAAAAAGATGTCTACCCTACTATAAACATTCTTGAacaggtgatttcttcccattttACTAAGTCGTGTTCTAGTAGGAATTAGATGGAATAGTCGGAGACCACCAGTCATAGAAATAGTCGGAGACCACCAGTCATAGAAAAACATTTTTGATAAAATCGTTGTCTTAATGGAGAGGACCCTCCCCATGAAATATATGCTTCAGCAGGAATGACACAagttgctggtatggactattaAGAGTTGTGAAGTAGATGTGGATTCGAACCAGGATTTTTAGTCCACTGAACTACTTGAACCACTTTGAAATAAGtattatgtcatttgggctgcTCCAAGATTCTAAGGATGACTGAAGCCTCTGTTGAAGGGCCTCCTGACTTGATCTTCTTTCTTTATATATACAATTTGATGTATGAAATTGGAAGAAGAACTACTTCTTTAAAGAGTGAACTAGATCAGGATTCAGACtagtaattatttttttatgcCGTTAGCTCTATTCTCGACTTGAGGGCGGGAACCGTCTTATCTTAGGGTGTATGCGTAGCcccaagatgtgggcccggggggggggggatgtTCATCTTTTGATAATCAATAAGTAGCATAGCTTCGATAGACTTGCAAGTCTTACCATCAATCTTAGTGACATCTATGCAATGCGGCTATATCTGGATCGACCAAAGTCAGATCACTTCTGTCAAGGACCAATATAGTCAGAAAAAAGCTAATTACCATATCTTTTACGTTTTCTttccttcttttcctttttgggaTTAATTACATGTTTGTAGTTCATTCTCTCTCTCTCAATAACAAGTGGTCTAGTGAAGATAGGTGCCTTGAGGAACCTAAACACTCTACTATACTTTCTCCTTTCTCCCAGACCACAAGGATTTTGAGTTCAATTGAGATCACATCCAGTGGTTGCAAGAGTTTCCCTTGATGATTCTGTAATGGTCTTCTCATTGTTCAAATAGATGACATGGAGATATTGTCATGTGGGTTAATGCGATTTTTATTCAAATTATGACATTCCGGGGTCTTCAATTGGAATATGAGCTGGCTGTTCAGCTGTTTACGTTTCTAATGCTTGTGCAGAAGCTTTATACATGAATGCCAATTGTATGTCTTTCTTCCCATTCTTGAAATTTGCAAGTTTTCTATATGCTAAGGTTACTCCATATATTTCTGATTCCTTGGCAAAAGGAGGATACTTGAATGTCCGATTTTATGAGTGTTAAGCTTCAAATCTTTGCATGTGGCAACAGATCCAGCTATGAGTTAAACTTAGTGTAGTGTAACAGAATCTCTTTGTCTTAAAAAGTATATATCTATTAAATTCCATAGGGATGATTGTGTATCTATCAAGTTTCATAAACACCTCTGAACTTACCCTGCAATCATTTTACTCACAAAGGGATGGCTGTTGAATGTTGGCTATTACCTGGCGGATGAtttattatctaatttaatatGTAATTGAAATAATGCTCATTTTATGTCGGGGTCTTTCTCTTACTTTGGGACCATAACTACTATTTTCCATTTTCCCCTTCTTTGGAATGAGATTTACAGCTTGATCAAGCAGAGAGGAATTTAGAGGAGTCACAACAGAAACTTGCTAGCCTCCGGGGTCGGGTCAATGTGGCAACATCCACTAGCTCTCATGGGAATGATTTGAATCCGGTGAAAGCTAAAATAAGATCCATCAGTCTTATTCAGATAAATGATGATTCTCCTGACAAAGAGATCATCACAGCTAGGAAATCTTCAGCAGTTGATAGAAAAATAGCAAGCCCTTTTCAGAAAAACAATGATAATTCCGCGAAGCCGCCCATGGCAAAGCCACTACTTATCATTCCTGACGTGAGACCAAAGGTTTCTCAGCCTTTGAAGATGGTAGAACCTAGTTCCGCCCTATGTGGATCTGATTCTTGTGCTGGAGGGTCAGGTTTTAATTTTCGTAACACTCGCATTGCAAGGTCAAAAGCAGATACGATTGTGGAAACCCCTCCTGACATTGTGGCTGCTGAGATTCAACCTAAAGGAACAAAAAGGAAGTTTGGTAATACTTAATTCGTTACCTTTGATCTTTCAATACTAGTATGTGCTAACATGCACTCTGACAGAATATGCAAATGCTTTTTTCATATGAAAATTACCATTTGACGACCTTGTTTCTCATCTTCTTTTTGTGAGTATAGAACAGAAAGAGTGTAAAGAGTTGATTCCATTGATAGGTAGGTCCGCTACAGCAAGTGAGATCCATTGCCAGACGTGCAATTTCATACCTAGTCAACACAAGCGAAAGATTAGAACTATTGTCTTGTGCCCTACGAATGATCAACTTTTTGCGAGCAGGTAGATATGCGCTCTGTGTGAATGACAATTGTGATTGTGGATGTATTTCATTCATTGCTTCTATATTTATAAATGAATTACGGGTGGACTAACTGTAGAAGGTGCTTGTCCCTTTCCCTTCTACAGTTAGTCATGTATGTCATGGCTCTACCAACTTCATCATGTATGTTATGATTTAATCTAGTTAAGAGATCCTACACTAATGTCACATGTTTGGATCTTGTGGCCAATCTGAAGATGTCCGTACCCGAGCAAAATTCGAGTTCCTAAATTGCACACTGCAATTGGTCATATTAGATGATAATAAGTTTAATTTGCCTAAGTAATGATTTGATAAGTTGTTTCCTTCAGTGTTATTAAAAGCCATCACTTTTTCGCTTAAAGTGATGAAGCGAAGAGCTATCGCTTCATGGGTGAAACCACGTGCTTCATTGAATATGTACTTCAAACAATGACACTTAAAATAATCCGGATGGGAAGCGGTCGGTTTTTTGAATCTCAACTTGGAGGAGTTGGATTAATATCGACATTATTGTATATAGGATACTAAAATTGGTTATTTCAAATTGCAACTTGATCATTATGGTACTAAATTCATTTGTGTTTGGTATTTTTTAATGCTTAACTTCAAAGAAGTGTGCAACGTCACTTCTCGCTTTTTGCTTCAACAAGCCTCATGGACCATGCTGCTTTTCTCCGCTTTTCGCTTTTAAAAAACACTGGTTTCCTCGATTTAACGCTGCACTGTACTTGCTTCTCTTGAGAACGGCCTGTTACTCATGTTTCTCAGTCTTTCTCATACAATTTTCAACATTT
Encoded proteins:
- the LOC104085445 gene encoding trihelix transcription factor ASR3-like, with the protein product MIENTTSLADLVDGQQKPTEGTDDISKTPRHSRWTRQETLVLIEGKKIAEERTHRGRKSSSVFGSDKPEPKWNSVSSYCRQHGANRGPVQCRKRWSNMISDFRKIKAWESQANGSSDSYWIMSNDLRREKKLPGFFDREVYDVMDGKEFTAEAYQLALVTITTDDKVDYGIETAEEEEEKEEEENEQENTEAEAVSHTDGYIMADDVLFPAMEDIGSNPLKEGIAKDKKAKSIPSPTPISGTAEGEQPGSDFWKRSMFKDGVKRGRQSPDGCIATSLGYKLLKTMEQNTNMLHAQLDAQIDNRQLDREQQKEHTDSLIVALNKVADALARVADKM